The Triticum dicoccoides isolate Atlit2015 ecotype Zavitan chromosome 6A, WEW_v2.0, whole genome shotgun sequence genome has a window encoding:
- the LOC119316167 gene encoding F-box/FBD/LRR-repeat protein At3g26920-like, translating to MARTCRRRRAAKLMAKPSGQMQKGNPDDRISSLPNGILVNILDRLDVCAAARTSVLSRRWSQLPAMLSRLTISAWDLLPSENKTSFCNAELVRMANTAVAKVTKSILARRDPGGWPIRLLSMTFYLIDDVPISVGHAVGNAMATCKVEKAEFTVLTEKGRLEFTIDDLVKYGARFVSFFNECMDTFAGLTCLYLANLRFAESDFVSNILVTCKRLKHLGFLNCDTENWIAFQIEHAELSELSIVNCRFDVVKLDWVPKLTWLVFEFWMSFKEPPLSFGYVPLLNVLSVSNVALSWHEMVEFSTFLHETSVRDLSLGFKCEKIWVQPECLTRWLASVFHQLRIVNLVDIPEGYDLTWTMFILEAAPSLEEFYMTVMDHPCDMQMDQEKRKTKSYSEHKGVEWESPASNFKHHRLTKLIIFCFQSEDYMVSHVRRVLKAAVNLGDVYLYDRLTCSKCRGVEPLNLIRFPETSKHRCWVEKQIRRGIESLATIHFLTTAKIREDYVSRIV from the exons ATGGCGAGGACTTGTCGCCGGCGACGGGCTGCCAAATTGATGGCCAAGCCATCCG GTCAAATGCAGAAAGGCAATCCAGATGATAGGATCAGCAGCTTGCCCAATGGCATCCTTGTCAACATTCTCGACCGACTCGATGTCTGTGCCGCTGCCAGAACCAGTGTCCTCTCGAGACGGTGGAGTCAGCTTCCTGCCATGCTCTCACGGCTTACAATCAGTGCTTGGGACCTCCTGCCTtcagaaaataaaaccagcttttgcaATGCTGAATTGGTTCGGA TGGCCAATACAGCTGTGGCCAAAGTGACAAAGAGCATACTGGCACGCAGGGATCCGGGTGGATGGCCCATTCGTCTCTTGAGCATGACGTTCTACTTGATAGACGATGTCCCCATATCAGTCGGGCATGCTGTTGGCAATGCCATGGCAACATGCAAGGTTGAGAAGGCCGAATTCACTGTTCTGACAGAGAAGGGACGCTTAGAGTTCACCATTGACGATTTGGTGAAATACGGGGCACGGTTCGTGTCATTTTTTAATGAGTGTATGGATACATTTGCTGGTCTCACGTGCCTCTACCtggcgaatttgagatttgctgaaTCGGACTTCGTCTCCAACATCCTCGTCACTTGCAAGCGATTAAAACACTTAGGTTTTCTCAATTGCGACACAGAGAATTGGATAGCGTTCCAAATTGAACACGCCGAACTCAGTGAGCTCAGTATTGTCAATTGCCGTTTTGACGTGGTCAAACTCGACTGGGTTCCGAAGCTCACTTGGTTGGTGTTTGAGTTTTGGATGTCTTTCAAAGAACCACCACTGTCATTTGGCTATGTCCCATTGCTCAATGTTCTAAGTGTTTCAAATGTTGCTCTTAGTTGGCATGAAATGGTCGAGTTCAGTACATTTCTTCATGAGACCTCTGTTCGAGACCTGAGCTTGGGGTTTAAATGCGAAAAG ATTTGGGTTCAACCAGAGTGTCTGACCAGATGGCTGGCATCTGTGTTTCACCAACTAAGGATTGTCAATCTTGTTGACATTCCTGAAGGGTATGATCTCACCTGGACAATGTTCATTCTGGAAGCGGCGCCTTCCCTGGAGGAGTTTTACATGACG GTAATGGATCATCCTTGTGACATGCAAATGGATCaggagaagaggaagacgaagtCGTATAGCGAGCACAAGGGTGTTGAGTGGGAATCGCCTGCATCGAATTTCAAGCATCACCGTCTGACCAAACTAATCATCTTCTGTTTTCAGTCTGAAGACTACATGGTGAGTCATGTCAGGCGTGTCTTGAAAGCGGCGGTGAATCTAGGGGATGTGTACCTGTATGATAGACTGACATGCAGCAAGTGCCGAGGCGTGGAACCTCTAAATCTGATAAGGTTCCCGGAGACAAGTAAGCACAGGTGTTGGGTGGAGAAGCAAATCAGAAGGGGTATCGAATCACTTGCCACAATCCACTTCCTGACTACTGCTAAAATAAGGGAGGATTATGTTTCAAGGATAGTGTAG